One window of Triticum dicoccoides isolate Atlit2015 ecotype Zavitan chromosome 5A, WEW_v2.0, whole genome shotgun sequence genomic DNA carries:
- the LOC119303294 gene encoding RNA-binding protein 1-like yields the protein MALETRKLYVGGLLPSAQQEELKEHFSRYGEVLCVRVVRDWESDQCRGFAFVEFADDEGPRAALHEKEKANHVFGGRTVDVKRARIRPMRYENDSSFYQHTSNHSPIQSPVHNQWYTQSSSNNSYVGNGHRSYDAKKVFVGGLRGNITKEHLQSYFEKFGTITDVVVIREGATQKSRGFGFITFDSEEAMAKVLESKFHDLNGTKVETKIAIPKDHSYYQDGRQYGPMIWDGNNSPIGYAGVYPPQMQYVINNHYMIPIPQYMYSPAGEYGYMMNGGGPLTRQGPLYTGYPTPVGYGYNYMNTNRFGAQIVDSRSGNKMIEDITEQQQVEQQQVDLPGTNNISKQETSGIDDQATVTTL from the exons ATGGCGCTGGAGACGCGGAAGCTCTACGTCGGCGGCCTCCTGCCGTCGGCGCAGCAGGAAGAACTCAAGGAGCACTTCAGCCGCTACGGCGAGGTGCTGTGCGTCCGGGTCGTGCGAGACTGGGAGTCGGACCAGTGCCGCGGCTTCGCGTTCGTCGAGTTTGCCGACGACGAGGGCCCGCGCGCCGCGCTCCACGAGAAGGAGAAGGCAAACCACGTTTTCGGCGGCCGCACG GTGGATGTTAAACGAGCTCGAATCAGGCCAATGCGGTATGAAAATGATTCATCATTCTACCAACACACTTCAAATCATAGCCCAATTCAGAGCCCAGTTCACAACCAGTGGTACACTCAGTCTTCTAGTAATAACTCATATGTTGGTAATGGTCATAGAAGCTATGATGCAAAAAAGGTTTTTGTTGGTGGTCTACGAGGTAACATCACCAAAGAGCACCTCCAGAGCTATTTTGAGAAGTTCGGTACTATAACAGACGTTGTTGTGATACGTGAGGGGGCTACTCAGAAATCACGAGGCTTTGGTTTCATTACATTTGATTCAGAGGAGGCAATGGCAAAGGTCTTGGAGAGTAAattccatgatttgaatggaacaaaaGTTGAAACTAAGATTGCCATTCCTAAGGATCATAGCTACTATCAGGACGGGCGACAGTATGGTCCAATGATATGGGATGGCAACAATTCTCCCATTGGCTATGCTGGAGTATACCCACCTCAAATGCAATATGTTATTAATAATCACTATATGATACCTATACCACAATATATGTATTCACCAGCTGGAGAGTATGGCTACATGATGAATGGAGGAGGCCCCTTGACAAGGCAGGGTCCACTCTATACAGGCTATCCAACACCAGTTGGATATGGATATAATTATATGAATACAAATCGTTTTGGTGCTCAGATTGTGGATTCTAGAAGTGGTAACAAAATGATTGAAgacataacagagcaacaacaagTGGAGCAACAACAAGTGGATCTACCTGGTACCAATAATATTTCCAAGCAAGAAACTTCAGGCATTGA